The following proteins are co-located in the Microbacterium sp. SORGH_AS_0888 genome:
- the rpsF gene encoding 30S ribosomal protein S6, translating to MVIIDPAIDERQVAPNLDKFLKVITADGGSIDNVDVWGKRRLAYEIQKKNEGIYAVVNFTATSEATQELDRQLKLSEIIMRTKVLRAEEAIALVAAEAKRAEEKAARKAAAPAKAAKA from the coding sequence ATGGTCATCATCGACCCCGCGATCGACGAGCGTCAGGTCGCCCCGAACCTCGACAAGTTCCTGAAGGTCATCACCGCTGATGGTGGCTCGATCGACAACGTCGACGTGTGGGGCAAGCGCCGTCTCGCGTACGAGATCCAGAAGAAGAACGAGGGCATCTACGCCGTCGTCAACTTCACCGCGACCAGCGAGGCCACGCAGGAGCTCGACCGTCAGCTGAAGCTGAGCGAGATCATCATGCGGACCAAGGTGCTCCGCGCCGAGGAGGCCATCGCTCTGGTGGCCGCCGAGGCCAAGCGCGCCGAGGAGAAGGCCGCCCGCAAGGCTGCCGCTCCCGCCAAGGCTGCGAAGGCGTAA